The DNA region ATCCGCCGCGCTGAGACGCTTGAGCGGCTGGCCGTGAACGACGATCTGCGAATGCATGTCTCCGGTCGGCTTGATCAGCACCGGATTCATGTCCGTGGTGGCGGCGATGCCGCAGGCCTCGGCTTGAACCCCCTGGGCCCGGCCGATTTCCCGGCCGTCCGGGGTAACGTAGGAGTTTAAAGCCATGTTTTGGGACTTGAAGGGGGCGGTGCGAAACCCATCCTGGGCGAAAATGCGGCAGAGCGCCGTCACGATGACGCTTTTCCCGACATCCGAGGCCGTACCCTGCACCATAAGCACCGCGCCGTTCACCGTTTCTCTATTTTCCATCCGCTTCCTCTCCCTTCCGTTTTGCGCGCCAGCGATTACCGGAATATCAAAACCGCCAACAGCAGCAGCGCCGCTTCCAGACCTTCGTTCAGCGCCCCGTAAGTGTCGCCGGTTAGACCGCCGAGCTTGGCGCTCATCCAGCGGGCCGCCCGGGTTCCCGCCGCCCAGGCCAGCACCGGGTGCAGGCAGGCGTACAGCAGCAATTCCGCCAAGGCCGGTTCGATGCGGCCGCGATGGGCGGCCTCTGTTCCCGGCAGCGCCGCTGTCTGCGATAGCGCATCCGTCGCCGGCAGCATAGCCAGCAAGACGATCAGCAGCACAGCGGGCAGCAGCGCCGCCGCGGTCAATACGATCGCCCAAGCGGTTGCTCCCCGCGCATCGCGGGCCCCCAACCCGCGGAACTGCCCGGCCAAGCCTTCCCCTTGGCGGGCGTTCGGCCACAACCGCATGGCCCGGGTCATAAACCAGCGGCTCCAAACGGGCGCCGTCAGCAGCGCGGCCCCGGTTTGCCAAACGCCGCCCTGCAGCAGGGAAGCCAGCAGCGAAGCCTTCAGCATAAGCAGCAGCACACAGGCGAGCACCCCCATCGCTCCGACCCGGCTGTCCTTCATAATTTCCAGCATTTTTTCCCGGGGCCGGTAGCTGAGCAAGCCGTCGGCCGTGTCCATCCAGCCGTCCAGATGCAGCCCGCCGGTGACCCAGACCCAAACGATCAGCGCCAGCACGGCGGCGGGAAGCGGCGGCAGCAGCCACGCCGACAAAACCGCGGCGGCCCAGACGCTAAGCCCCACGGCCGCCCCGACAAGCGGGTAATATCGGACGCTTCGCCGCAGCAACTCGGGCGTGAAATCGAGCTCGGCCCGGACCGGAAACCGCGTCAAAAATTGGAAAGCAGCCAATATCGGCTGCCGCGGGCCGCTCTGCTCGTTCTGCTTGTTCTTGCTCTCATCGCTCATAGCCGGTACTCCCTGCTTTTCAACTCGATCGGAATGCCCGCCGTCACGAGAAACACCTGTCCGGAAATGGCGGCCATCCTGCGGTTCAACCGGCCCGCCAGA from Paenibacillus macerans includes:
- the cobS gene encoding adenosylcobinamide-GDP ribazoletransferase; this translates as MSDESKNKQNEQSGPRQPILAAFQFLTRFPVRAELDFTPELLRRSVRYYPLVGAAVGLSVWAAAVLSAWLLPPLPAAVLALIVWVWVTGGLHLDGWMDTADGLLSYRPREKMLEIMKDSRVGAMGVLACVLLLMLKASLLASLLQGGVWQTGAALLTAPVWSRWFMTRAMRLWPNARQGEGLAGQFRGLGARDARGATAWAIVLTAAALLPAVLLIVLLAMLPATDALSQTAALPGTEAAHRGRIEPALAELLLYACLHPVLAWAAGTRAARWMSAKLGGLTGDTYGALNEGLEAALLLLAVLIFR